One part of the Anopheles coustani chromosome 2, idAnoCousDA_361_x.2, whole genome shotgun sequence genome encodes these proteins:
- the LOC131265085 gene encoding uncharacterized protein LOC131265085: protein MIKFTFVALLVLVKAQHDVLGPYQQKRQVEFELQWIKRVFQNSDSNVVLSPFSIQMLLVLLNEATASTNEELHQVIDSFGQSRSEGFFKDALASAQEQNEHFDLNIATNLFVDDFIDATIKFQQIARVFYDALVEKVSYSKPTEAAAIINRWVSDSTKGRLREIVTPDGLEGAVITLINVIYFKGLWTFPFPEIPNNSKPFNGSRGKTSNAMYMEQNGHFYYDNSAELGAQILRLPYRGNKLAMYFILPNQGNSVQSVLDRLDNEVLHRALWYMDESEVNVTIPRFKIDFSETLNEPLQAMGIKEIFSVNASLSLLARGRGVDGKIRVSRILQKAAITINEFGSETQSSAETSLTGKFGGNEVQTFTANRPFIFFIEDEAFGTMLFAGKVEDPQIYQESIITSETHSSQKTSFGSRGFISIFSAVCYIWLCSAMKKFSLVILCFATVLMFVVNAQRDAHGPYQQKRQVAFDLQFLKEVFQKQNSNVVLSPFSVKILLTLIYEASDTNFGSSVSQTNKELNAVIQPEGIEKTRSFYKDLLASAQEQNEDFDLNIATNFYVDDFIEVINKYQQIAKAHYDASVEKVSYSKPTEAAAIINRWVSDSTKGRLREIVTPDGLEGAVITLINVIYFKGLWTFPFPEIPNNSKPFYGSRGKTSNAMYMEQNGHFYYDNSAELGAQILRLPYRGNKLAMYFILPNQGNSVQSVLDRLDNEVLHRALWYMDESEVNVTIPRFKIDFSETLNEPLQAIGIKEIFSVNASLPLLARGRGARGEVRVSRIFQKAGITINELGSEAYAATEIQLVNKFGGDGVQIFTANRPFIFFIEDEAFGTMLFAGKVEDPSI, encoded by the exons ATGATCAAGTTTACCTTCGTAGCATTGCTAG TTCTTGTGAAAGCCCAACACGATGTCCTTGGACCGTACCAACAGAAGAGACAAGTTGAATTTGAATTGCAATGGATAAAG AGGGTCTTCCAGAACAGCGACTCAAACGTTGTGTTGTCTCCTTTCTCAATTCAAATGCTACTTGTGTTACTGAACGAGGCAACAGCATCCACAAATGAAGAGCTTCATCAAGTGATCGATTCATTTGGACAGAGCCGGAGCGAAGGATTTTTTAAGGATGCGCTCGCTTCGGCTCAGGAGCAAAACGAACACTTTGATCTGAACATTGCCACCAATTTATTTGTGGACGATTTCATAGATGCAACGATCAAGTTTCAGCAGATCGCCAGAGTTTTCTATGACGCATTGGTCGAGAAGGTGTCCTACTCGAAGCCCACAGAAGCCGCCGCCATCATCAACCGATGGGTGTCGGATTCAACGAAAGGGCGGCTGCGTGAGATCGTCACGCCCGATGGTCTGGAGGGAGCCGTCATTACGCTTATCAACGTGATCTATTTCAAGGGACTGTGGACATTCCCGTTCCCTGAAATCCCGAACAACTCAAAGCCGTTCAATGGATCGCGTGGCAAGACAAGCAACGCGATGTACATGGAGCAGAACGGTCACTTCTACTACGACAACTCGGCCGAGCTTGGAGCACAGATTCTGCGCCTACCGTACCGTGGCAACAAGCTGGCCATGTACTTTATCCTTCCGAACCAGGGCAACTCGGTGCAGTCGGTGTTGGACCGTTTGGACAACGAGGTGCTGCACCGTGCCCTCTGGTACATGGATGAGAGCGAGGTCAATGTGACCATCCCGAGATTCAAGATTGACTTCAGTGAGACGCTTAATGAACCTCTACAGGCG ATGGGAATCAAGGAAATTTTCTCCGTGAATGCCTCGTTGTCGCTGCTGGCTAGAGGCCGTGGAGTTGATGGTAAAATACGCGTGTCTCGTATCTTACAGAAAGCCGCTATCACCATCAACGAGTTCGGTAGTGAAACCCAATCGTCTGCAG AAACTTCACTGACCGGTAAATTCGGAGGAAATGAGGTGCAGACATTCACCGCCAACCGgccattcattttcttcatcgaAGACGAAGCATTCGGTACCATGCTGTTTGCCGGCAAGGTTGAGGATCCACAA ATCTACCAAGAAAGCATCATCACAAGTGAAACTCACAGCTCACAGAAGACATCGTTCGGCAGCAGAGGGTTCATCTCGATCTTCTCCGCCGT TTGTTACATTTGGTTGTGCTCAGCCATGAAGAAGTTTAGTTTGGTGATACTGTGCT TTGCCACAGTTTTAATGTTTGTCGTTAACGCCCAACGTGACGCCCATGGACCCTATCAACAGAAGCGACAAGTTGCCTTTGATCTGCAGTTTCTTAAG GAAGtttttcaaaagcaaaacTCCAACGTAGTCCTTTCGCCGTTCTCGGTGAAAATCCTACTCACTCTGATCTATGAGGCATCGGACACTAACTTTGGCAGCTCCGTGTCCCAGACAAACAAGGAACTGAATGCCGTTATCCAACCGGAAGGCATTGAAAAGACGCGCAGCTTCTACAAGGATTTGCTCGCTTCGGCTCAGGAGCAAAACGAAGACTTTGACCTAAACATTGCCACCAACTTCTACGTGGACGATTTCATTGAGGTGATCAACAAATATCAGCAGATCGCCAAAGCGCACTACGATGCGTCGGTAGAGAAGGTGTCCTACTCGAAGCCCACAGAAGCCGCCGCCATCATCAACCGATGGGTGTCGGATTCAACGAAAGGTCGGCTGCGTGAGATCGTCACGCCCGATGGTCTGGAGGGAGCCGTCATTACGCTTATCAACGTGATCTATTTCAAGGGACTGTGGACATTCCCGTTCCCTGAAATCCCCAACAACTCAAAGCCGTTCTATGGATCGCGTGGCAAGACAAGCAACGCGATGTACATGGAGCAGAACGGTCACTTCTACTACGACAACTCGGCCGAGCTTGGAGCACAGATCCTGCGCCTACCGTACCGTGGCAACAAGCTGGCCATGTACTTTATCCTCCCGAACCAGGGCAACTCGGTGCAGTCGGTGTTGGACCGTTTAGACAACGAGGTGCTGCATCGTGCCCTCTGGTATATGGATGAGAGCGAGGTCAATGTGACCATCCCGAGATTCAAGATTGACTTCAGTGAGACGCTTAATGAACCTCTACAGGCG ATTGGAATCAAGGAAATTTTCTCCGTGAATGCCTCTCTGCCACTGCTGGCTCGTGGCCGTGGAGCCCGCGGTGAAGTGCGCGTGTCTCGTATCTTCCAGAAAGCCGGTATTACCATCAACGAGCTTGGAAGTGAGGCCTACGCTGCTACCG AAATCCAACTGGTCAACAAATTCGGAGGAGATGGGGTGCAGATATTCACCGCCAACCGgccattcattttcttcatcgaAGACGAAGCATTCGGTACCATGCTGTTTGCCGGCAAGGTAGAGGATCCGTCCATCTAG